Genomic window (Carassius auratus strain Wakin unplaced genomic scaffold, ASM336829v1 scaf_tig00003805, whole genome shotgun sequence):
AGATTCAGCTCTGTCACTGAAACACAACTCTATGTTCTATCTCTCTGTCACTCAGTGCACCACTGGTGGGTCCGTTCTGGGATGGATACTTAAAACACCCCCTCCTATGCCATAAACACGCGAACACTcttattttacatgcaacataagTCTGTTTGCAATGGAGTGACGTAGAGAGACTGACGTCAGCCTTGTCTGTAGTGTTTCTGATTCGCTATGAGCTTTGCAAATGTTCAGTGCAGTTGAATAGATGAATTGTGTGAATATGGAGTTGCTGTGGCTTCATGGGAAGTACTAGTGAAGACTGCTGGAGTCTATGGAATTTCCTTGGCAGTATCAGGATGGTAAATAATAAGTGGACCTCTGCAGTCTGAATAAATCACAAATTACATCTGTCAGGTCATAGCCTTTGATTTTGACTCCATGGAGATATTAGTATTAACTAATATGTTTTTTTCACACAATAGCCAGTGTTGACCCACATGGATCTAAAGCCAATGGTTGTGAACCACTGATGAACATGAGTGCCCAGGCAGCCATGTAGAGCTGCATGCTGAAATGTCCTCACAAAAAAAGCAATACATCCCAACTCGGGACAAAATTAGTGAAGACACAATTGAGGCTATATTTAAACCCAATAGATTAAAGCGACAAAGTctttgacattaaagacattcaaAGAGACAGAATGGGACCAAGTTGTCTTCATCCATGACAAGAGAGTCCTAGCCTTTCAGTTTTCTTTCAGAATCTCTGCCGTGCATGACTCACACCAGACTTAAATTCTAGTGTCCTACAAAATGTTTTGCCAATTTGATAAAATTACCTACATCAAAACATAGTGTGCATGTGGTTAATTCCCATGCAACAGCAGTCCTTCCTTACAAGATCAGTTACTGGACATTAAGAACCAGCCTGACTGGCTCTTGGGAGGCTATACCACCCTCTTGtggtaaaaacaataaataaaataaaattattacatcTACCCTCAACTGATTACTCaaattctgattattataaattattactcCAGTTCTGAttagttattataaaataatattataaaaacattataactctgtaataaaatatatttaaaataatttattattaatcatatgTGAACATTTCCAACAGTattcataaataaacaattattaaaatgtacgtGTATATAcatgccctctctctctctctctatatatatatatatttcgtattttatttgtgaatttcATGCTGGTCATATATTCTTCATTATAAAAACACAGTACACATCTAatctaataaacaaaaacaggttTTGATAATAAAAGAAACACTTGTTTATAAGACAAAGCAAGTGGTTTGGTGGCATAAATTCATGGTCTAGGAAAAGGacaaaatttacaataaaaatgctTAGAAACAAACAATAACTGGTAGTCTTATAGAAGCAAGGCTTGTCTCTAGGCAGTTGTGGGATTGGAGCTGACTGCCACTGCCGCTTCTTCTCCCCCAGCAGGTCTTCGCTTTTTATTTCTCTTccgcttttttttctctccatctgtctttTTGGGCTGCTGAGGCAtgggtttctttttcttcttcaagcAGCTAAGTGGGTTGGGATTGCTGGATTTCCTCTTACGTTTTTTGCCTCTCTTGTCATTATTGTCTTTGCTGAGGCCCTCCTTCTCTTTCAGACTCTGGATGCTTAGCTGTTGTGATGGGCTCACTAACTCACCCAGCTGAACCGCTTCAACATGCTTCAGCGAGCGTTCCGAGGGCTTGTCTAACACCATGGTGTTGAGGATAATGTAGAGCAGAGGAACCCCAGGAATCTTCTTAAGGGCTGTCGTCAACTCTTGATCCTGGTAATAAGGGTCATTGTTTGTtatcaaataataatttgtattattttacaaaatatatacatttctgtcttttttttccagTTGTAGAGTCCTTACCTGAGTTGCAATGAAGTAGTGGTGTGGATTTGTCTCCCCAAGCATTGACAACAAACACTCCGATGCAGGTAATGGATCTTTCATGTGTTTGCATTTCCTTATCTGAAATCTCTGTAAGATGAGTTTTGCTCCATAGAGGTCTTTTGCAAGAGATTCAAGTTCCTTCAAGGCGCAGCTGCAAAGAACAGAACAACTATGGTATTATATGGAAAGAACTAATACGCTGACATCATTACTAGAAATAAAAATCGCATTAACTTACTTTGTGGTACAGAGCTGAACTTCTCCCATGAGGTACTTTGGCAATTGCTCTTTGATTTGAATCTTATTCTTTAACGCCGCCTGACAAAACGTCCCATCAATTAATATTTGGAAAGGTTCCCTAAAGCAAAAGTTGTACTTATAAAAACTGATGGTTTTCTTTGCGTGTTTCTGACGTTTGATCTTCATGGTGAATTATTAATACGTAGCTCAGACAGTTTCAACGAACATATTTTCTGTAAAAGATACGAAAAGAACATCAATAAACTGGACCACTTGAGAAATGATACTCTTGATTTTTGTAAATATGTCAACAAAACTGTTGGACGAAACGCACAAACATCAACAGCATGATACCAGCGTGGTTACAGTAAATTGGCACCGGGTAGAAAACACCAAACGGCCGTCGGTAACACCTCGTTAATTCTAATACTTAtatcaattaatttattatagcTACAATTAATATGTATGCttaattaattgttattgtaGATAAATACTTTTAGAACTTTATTAGTTAACTCACTCTAGGAACAGTTCACAGCTTGCTGTTTCTTTGACCACTATCACAGCTACACGTTCTAGTGAAGGGAAGTTTGAATCATTTTGCGagtcggttcttttgaacagttcatTTCATTGCAAGGAACCAGTTCAAAACCATCATAATGTGGGGAACAATGTAATCCGTAGTCACATAATGCTCTTTATTACAGGTTTTCAATAAATAAAGctgtgttcagaaaaaaaaaaaaaaaagatctaatcTAAAAATTAATTAGAACACAAACAGGTTATGGTTTCACAGTAAGCACTAGCACACTGAGCACTCTTAGTTGtaaatgtttatgcatttttttttattaaataattattattataaaaaaaaagatccgATTTCAATTAATGCCCCATTCATCGTTTTCAGGTTCAACTGAAGGCAATAAGCTAAacgagaaataataataataatattaataatattttttcaaagcTAGTTGCAAATGGAATTAGAAAATTGAGAAATTTCATGGTTTGTAATTATGAAACCCACATATAATTAAGAACATATAGTTGTATATTGTTGacaatttatgtttaataaatttaagtttatttaattacACATGTCGCATTAGCAACATTTACTTTTGGGTTTGCATTGTCAAAAAAGAGATGTATTTTCTACAGAGCTGTCAGCAGACTGTCTTGATTTCATGTGAACATATCTACATGGTTAGTGTAGCCTAAATAGCCACATGATTAAGTTTGCCCCTCTGACAGATGATACATATGAAAGAAAGCTGTGAAAATAAACCTATATTATTAATCCCTTTGATCTTTTATTATAAATGGGTCATATATGATGCgattaaatttttcctttctctttgtagaGGTATAAGCTGTTGGTCCATAAAGAAGATATGGTTTAAAGTTGCATAGACTAAAGTCTCAAGCCAAAAGAgaaattctttataaaagttaagacttgtccatgtCCTCCTTAAACACCTTGTTCAAACacgtttttaaccttaaactgcataaacacattttctttacaccaaatatacaaaataatgttattttttgtaacatcataTATGATCATcatatatgacccctttaaacatttacaaagttCTAAccataataatttaatatgggAGGGAAATctcataaagaaataaatgtttttctctaattcacattggccacaattaatcaAACCCTTTATTCAGTACTTTTTGCATTATCCTTTTGCCAAGATAACAGCTTTGAGCTCTTGATGAgtttagagaacacctgacaagagatcagagaccattcctttaTCCAGAACCActtccagacccttcagattcccagctccatgttggtgcatcttctcttcagttcacacCACTCCATGTTTAGGGTTCCTATAGCCAGTCTTCTTTGAAGTTGCAATGATGTCTGGCAAATTAATAAGCTGGAAAAAGTTTGTTTGTGGATAAGAGTgatttcttttcttatttttcttcttaaaactgtCTCAAACAACATGTGGcgatgtaggtgctgtttgagaatattttaaaggttttaagatacagagactcaactatttcctgcaattctccagctgtgatccttggagactCTTGGCcgctcaaactctcctcctcgcTGTGCATTAGGACCAGACAgacacatgtcctcttccaggcagatctGTGGCATTTTTGTTGACTGGAACATCTTAATTATTGCCCAGATGTTGGAACTTGGAATTCTTTTCTTACAGAGAGGTAACACGTGTCTAAGTTACAAATATTTGTTGCATACATTCAATCACTCTTTATTCCTCTATAGGTTATGTTATGCTTTATTCCACATTGTGAAGTTGaaagtacattattatttttaattctaacTGTCTGTCTTAAAATGAATGATTGGATAAATGCATCTTTCTCTAAAACAGTCCACATTGTTGAACAATTATGTCCTTCTTATCCTAGTTTGTGATCACAGTCACCCTGAGTTTAGCTGAGAGTCCCAggtttttacaattattatgtaAGTAAACAGCAATGTCTTATTACCCAAGcagctgttttctttttgtttataatGAATTTAATGGAATTAGTTCCATCAGATTGTAGATCATTGCTTTAGTTTTACAGGCTTGAACAGaagtcaaataattatttttttgttgctgcGTTTTTGTAGTTAATCTGTTTGTACAGCCACATTAAATTCACTGAACCTAAATAAACGTAATGCTTTTGGAAGCTTCTCACTGGTTTAACTTTCCTATCCCGCTCCTCACTGCTGAGGGAATGAGTGCCAAATGTTGTGAAGGCACAGAAATGTTCCTcgtttttgctttgtttcttgAAAACCGTCAAGCTTAGTGTTccacttttttagtttttaggcTGCAGCCCATGAAAAGCTGTTGCCTGTCAAGGAGCTTCAAGCAAAGCTGCCATTGATGATTTCATTGATTTTCTATCCACTTACCCCACAGCCTTTTTTTGCAGTTTACTAAAGCTCAGCTTCCTTTTTGCAGTTAGTTGGAGCTGTTTGAATGATTTCTTTTTTCGTGTCCGCCCGAGggctttccagaacattctctgTGGTGTCTTGATGCTCATACTTAAAGGTGCTGATGGTTCATGTGCTTTCTTGCACATTTTGAGCTGGAATGATGCTTTGAGGAAACATTTTGGGCTTCCTGAAGGCTTTTCTTTTGTCCCTCATGCATTCCAAAAACTTGTCAAAATATACTTTTAGCAAATATACACTGCAGTACAAAAGTCAGTaagattaattattttactttttaaaattaaaaaatgtttcatgatcatcagatcagcatattataatgatttctgaaggatcacgtgacactgaaggctggagtaatgacaATGTAGCCTTGCCAAAACAGGAATGCactacaaattttatatatataaatatatatttgtgtgtgtgtgtgtatttgtttgtctgtgtgtgtggccAAAATTAAACCAgcaaaaaaatggttaaaaaagtttttttttcttttgctgtcgTTTGTCAGTATGAAATATCGTTttccatttcaaaacatttatttagccattaattgtaataatccagtgagatttttgtatgcacaaagagtctgacagcagccagtgcagCGCTCCACAcataaagagactgaaacagactaaatccagaagaacagTGGCAATATCTCCAATATGCTTCAAgagacctacctgcaaagctacctgaatagcttaaaataaatagaatgtatgatgtttaaaaatcattttataaaaaattaagttcaaatgttttaatgctcGAAAACCTTTGGAACATGATTGATTATTGCGATCCCTTTTCTCATATGCTTGTAATCAACCCCATTCCTATGACAAATAGTTAGGGGGCTTTGTGCACATTAATGTAAACTTTAATAGATGCCGTAATTAATCTTGGTTTATCATTTGGTGACAAATAGTGGTTATAATGGGTACTACTGACAATATCAGCTGAGCAGAGCCTATCTTCATtgcttttaataatcaaaatcttttttttgggATCTTAAGGAAATCACCAAATCCAGTTGCATTTTATTCCATAAGGCAAAATCATTTGCAGGCTACTGGAAAGGCGTCTGATGTGGGAGTTATTGATATGCCAGTTTTCTTGTTAATCCTCTCCTTTGAGTAAAACAGCAAGTTAAGAATGGATGGAGGAAGACCATGATATTAACCATCTGCCATATTTTCCCTTTTGCTTCAGCCACATGAGCATCAGGCATCATTGCtgtgctatttattttattttttttggacccGCTGTTCACAGAGTTTTTAGATGAATACAAATAAGCTAAATGTATAAAGCAGGTGGATTAGAGGCGACTGCTTCAGGGTGGGTAAGCAGCTTAAACAGAGAGCTCTACAAATCCCTTCCAAGGATATGTATCTTCTcagctctctctttc
Coding sequences:
- the LOC113070379 gene encoding rRNA-processing protein UTP23 homolog, translated to MKIKRQKHAKKTISFYKYNFCFREPFQILIDGTFCQAALKNKIQIKEQLPKYLMGEVQLCTTNCALKELESLAKDLYGAKLILQRFQIRKCKHMKDPLPASECLLSMLGETNPHHYFIATQDQELTTALKKIPGVPLLYIILNTMVLDKPSERSLKHVEAVQLGELVSPSQQLSIQSLKEKEGLSKDNNDKRGKKRKRKSSNPNPLSCLKKKKKPMPQQPKKTDGEKKKRKRNKKRRPAGGEEAAVAVSSNPTTA